Below is a window of Bacillota bacterium DNA.
ACAAAGGCTTGCTCTATCAAGGCCACAAGGTCGTTCCGTACTGCCCTCGCTGTGGCACGGCCCTCTCAAGCCACGAGGTGGCGCAGGGGTATTCAGAGGTGGAGGACCCCTCCGTGTTCGTGAAGTTCAAGGTCAAGGGCGAGGATGACACGTTTTTCCTCGCCTGGACCACCACGCCGTGGACCCTTCCTTCCAACGTCGCCCTGGCGGTCTCCAAGGACTTCACGTACGTCAAGGTCAGGCTCGACCGAACCGGCGAGCGGTTCATCCTCGCGAAAGGGCTGCTGGACGCAGCGGTGCGGGAGGGCTATGAGATAGTGGAGGAGTTCTCAGGTGCGCAGCTGGCGGGAAGGGAGTACGAGCCTCTCTTTCCGTTTGCTCGCCCTGATAAGCGGGCGTGGTACGTGGTCACGGGGGATTTCGTTACGCTTGAGGAAGGCACCGGCATAGTCCACATCGCGCCAGCCTTCGGCGAGGACGACATGTCCGCTGCGGTCGAGCACGGCCTTCCCGTGGTGCAACTCGTCGATGCGGAAGGCCGGTTCGTGGAGGCCGTGGAGCCATGGAAGGGGATGTTCGTTAAAGAGGCGGATCCCCTGATCATCCAGAGGCTGCAGCAGGAAGGAAAGCTTTACCGGAGCGAGATGTACAGGCACACCTATCCGTTTTGCTGGCGTTGTGACACACCGCTCCTGTACTATGCTCGGACTTCATGGTTCATCAGAACGACCGCGGTGAAAGAGGCGCTCCTCCGCAACAACGCTGCCATCAACTGGCATCCGGATTACATCAAGGATGGCCGGATGGGCAACTTCCTTGAGAACGTCATAGACTGGGCGGTGAGCCGCGAACGTTACTGGGGCACGCCTCTCCCGGTATGGATATGCCAAAGCTGCGGGAAGCAGCATTGCGTCGGGAGCGTGGCCGAGCTAAAGAGCATGGCCACGAAGCTTCCAGACAAGCTCGAGCTGCACAGGCCGTACATCGACCAGGTCGAGCTGCGTTGTCCCGAGTGCGGGGGGATCATGCGCCGTACCCGCGAGGTCATAGATGCGTGGTTCGACTCGGGGTCGATGCCGTTCGCGCAGTGGCATTACCCGTTCGAGAACAAGGAGGAGTTCGAACGGAACTTCCCGGCGGACTTCATATGTGAAGCCATTGACCAGACGCGGGGATGGTTCTATACGCTCCTAGTCATATCGACCCTCATCTTCGACAGGCCGTCTTTCCGGAACGTGCTCGTGCTCGGGCACATTCTGGACGCTGAGGGCCAGAAGATGAGCAAGAGAAAAGGGAACGTCGTGGATACGTGGGAGGTGTTCAACACCTACGGCGCGGATGCCTTCAGGTGGTACCTCTACACGGTCAACCCGCCTTGGAACCCAACGCGGTTCTATATGGAGGCAGTCGGTGAGTCGCGCCGCAGGTTCCTTTCGACCCTTTGGAACGTGTACTCCTTCTACGTGCTCTACGCGAACGTGGATGGGTTCGATCCTGAACAGCACCAACTCGACGTGAGCCGTCGCTCCCTCCTCGACAAGTGGATAATATCCCGCTTCAACGGCCTTTCGGCGAAGGTCCGGAGCGAGCTCGATGAGTACAACATCACCAGCGCTGCTCGGGCCATCGAGGAGTTCGTGGATGACCTGAGCAATTGGTATGTGCGAAGGTCTAGGCGGCGGTATTGGGGAGCAGAGATGACCGAGGACAAGGTCGCGGCGTATCTCACCCTTCACGAGATGCTGGTGGGTGTCGCGAAGCTTC
It encodes the following:
- a CDS encoding isoleucine--tRNA ligase, with product MFRKVDPDASFPRMEQEILKYWAEHDVFKKTLEKSEGNPRFVFYEGPPTANALPHPGHVLTRAMKDLVPRYRTMAGYYVPRKGGWDTHGLPVELEIEKELGISGKKQIEDYGVERFIEKCKESVFRYKREWERMTERVGFWIDLDKAYITYTDDYIESVWWALRQIWDKGLLYQGHKVVPYCPRCGTALSSHEVAQGYSEVEDPSVFVKFKVKGEDDTFFLAWTTTPWTLPSNVALAVSKDFTYVKVRLDRTGERFILAKGLLDAAVREGYEIVEEFSGAQLAGREYEPLFPFARPDKRAWYVVTGDFVTLEEGTGIVHIAPAFGEDDMSAAVEHGLPVVQLVDAEGRFVEAVEPWKGMFVKEADPLIIQRLQQEGKLYRSEMYRHTYPFCWRCDTPLLYYARTSWFIRTTAVKEALLRNNAAINWHPDYIKDGRMGNFLENVIDWAVSRERYWGTPLPVWICQSCGKQHCVGSVAELKSMATKLPDKLELHRPYIDQVELRCPECGGIMRRTREVIDAWFDSGSMPFAQWHYPFENKEEFERNFPADFICEAIDQTRGWFYTLLVISTLIFDRPSFRNVLVLGHILDAEGQKMSKRKGNVVDTWEVFNTYGADAFRWYLYTVNPPWNPTRFYMEAVGESRRRFLSTLWNVYSFYVLYANVDGFDPEQHQLDVSRRSLLDKWIISRFNGLSAKVRSELDEYNITSAARAIEEFVDDLSNWYVRRSRRRYWGAEMTEDKVAAYLTLHEMLVGVAKLLAPFTPFVAEEVYRNLEGERRKDAPESVHLCDYPKCDETLVDSELERDMAFVRNVVTLGRAARNRVNIKNRQPLAEMVVVAGSPEGERAVTALEPLIREELNVKVVRVASDTGEFVAHKVKPRYDLLGPKHGKLVKEVVAALLAMDPEEAVREMDRAGKVDVLVRGSAVQVNRDEVSVETVEREGYAVEGEGGVSVALDTRLTPELVMEGLAREMVNKIQSMRKQANFDIEDRIRTVFWADAAVRRACEAYRAYLMDETLSEELEFRGEPPAAETRGELTQEWDVNGHKVVISVERLRVAGSGAGSGAAASKGAPGAMTTLPEESEGVE